One genomic segment of Roseivirga misakiensis includes these proteins:
- a CDS encoding glycogen/starch synthase, protein MSKLRILYVANEIQPFLQTSEVADFVRKLPQAMQERGMEIRILVPRFGLINERKNRLHEVVRLSGINISVGEEEKPLVIKVASIPNAKLQVYFIDNEDYFHRKSVFFDKEDNFYEDNDERAIFFCKGVLETVKKLGWAPDIVHCNDWMTSLIPLYLKTTYKNDPIFQNTRSVFTIYNNAFAHQFGADLLDKVKMMDIEDSMLENLKSADFAGFIKTGAEYADAVIRAEEEASDVLSNLFSEIGQGKTVSTIEKDDDFLDSYYNLYNELVG, encoded by the coding sequence ATGTCAAAATTAAGAATTCTGTACGTTGCAAACGAAATTCAACCATTTCTTCAAACTTCTGAAGTTGCAGATTTTGTAAGAAAATTACCTCAAGCTATGCAAGAGAGAGGTATGGAAATTCGAATTCTAGTGCCACGTTTTGGTCTCATCAATGAGCGAAAGAATAGATTGCATGAAGTAGTTAGGCTTTCAGGAATTAATATTTCTGTTGGTGAAGAAGAGAAGCCATTAGTGATTAAGGTCGCTTCAATCCCAAATGCCAAACTTCAAGTATATTTTATTGATAATGAAGACTATTTCCATAGAAAGTCAGTTTTCTTCGATAAAGAAGATAATTTCTATGAAGACAATGATGAGAGGGCAATTTTCTTCTGTAAAGGCGTTCTTGAAACAGTGAAGAAACTTGGCTGGGCGCCAGATATCGTTCACTGTAATGATTGGATGACTAGTTTAATACCATTGTACTTAAAAACTACCTACAAAAACGATCCTATTTTCCAAAATACGAGATCGGTATTCACTATTTATAATAATGCTTTTGCTCACCAGTTTGGAGCAGACTTATTAGATAAAGTGAAGATGATGGATATTGAAGATAGTATGCTCGAAAACCTTAAAAGTGCTGATTTTGCTGGTTTCATTAAGACAGGTGCAGAATACGCTGATGCTGTTATTAGAGCTGAAGAAGAAGCTAGTGATGTGCTAAGCAACCTATTTAGTGAAATTGGACAGGGTAAAACAGTCAGTACCATAGAGAAAGACGATGACTTTTTAGATTCCTACTATAACTTATATAATGAACTTGTTGGCTAA